The Triticum aestivum cultivar Chinese Spring chromosome 7B, IWGSC CS RefSeq v2.1, whole genome shotgun sequence genome window below encodes:
- the LOC123156525 gene encoding nicalin, translated as MSPSGEVVASVSSALAVLLVLLACVELGDAAAAVGVYRLIQYDLAGAPLGSRAAALNHHAAAFPLPAGADLSRSALVAPLLDLPLSFLREYLSEKKHLGGLLILLPRNISAKNVEGNNDDKGEPKNVLAELEKLLMHEEVPFPVYFAFHDDNLDNLLADIRKIASSGQPASASTGGYKLVVPSAEPKRVSSPTISNIQGWLPGSRGEGDAEQLPTIAIVANYDTFGAAPALSVGSDSNGSGAVALLEIARIFSRLYSSPKTRGKFNLLFGLTSGGPYNYNGTSKWLRSFDQRVRESIDYAICLNSVGSWSNDLWMHVSKPPENPYIKQIFEDFSDVSKEMGISVGIKHKKINVSNSRVAWEHEQFSRFRVTALTLSELSTPPEFLENTGGLYDTRESADVESVMRTVKLVSESLARQIYRLRGRNIDVFADNSSLAISPHYIRSWLDLFSRTPRVAPFLQKNDPFIVALKKELSEHTTDVHVQNDVLDGMFTFYDATKSTLNVYQVASVTFDLLFLLVLGSYLIVLFSFLVITTRGLDDLINIFRRPPSRKVKGA; from the exons ATGTCTCCCTCCGGGGAGGTGGTCGCCTCCGTCTCCTCCGCGCTCGCCGtcctgctcgtcctcctcgcctgcgtcgagctcggcgacgcggccgCCGCCGTCGGCGTCTACCGCCTCATCCAGTACGACCTCGCCGGCGCCCCGCTCGGCTCCCGCGCCGCCGCGCTCAACCACCACGCCGCCGCCTTCCCGCTCCCCGCGGGGGCTGACCTCTCCCGCTCCGCGCTCGTCGCGCCGCTGCTCGACCTCCCGCTCTCCTTCCTCCGAG AGTACCTGTCAGAGAAAAAACATCTTGGAGGGTTGCTCATTCTGCTCCCGAGAAACATCAGCGCTAAGAATGTTGAGGGAAACAACGATGACAAGGGGGAACCAAAGAATGTGCTGGCTGAGCTAGAAAAGTTGCTCATGCATGAAGAAGTGCCG TTTCCAGTGTACTTCGCTTTCCATGATGACAATTTGGATAACCTATTGGCAGATATTCGTAAAATTGCCTCTTCAGGCCAGCCAGCCTCTGCATCAACAGGAGG ATACAAGCTTGTAGTGCCTTCTGCGGAACCTAAAAGGGTGTCATCTCCAACCATTTCAAATATCCAG GGATGGTTACCTGGATCGAGAGGAGAGGGTGATGCTGAACAGCTTCCAACCATTGCCATAGTTGCAAACTATGACACTTTTGGTGCTGCACCT GCGCTTTCCGTGGGAAGTGATAGCAATGGAAGTGGAGCTGTGGCTCTTCTAGAAATTGCAAGGATCTTTTCACGCCTCTATTCAAGTCCTAAGACCAGAGGCAAGTTTAATCTTCTCTTTGGATTAACATCTGGCGGACCCTACAATTACAATGGAACTAGCAAG TGGCTTAGAAGTTTCGATCAGCGTGTACGCGAGAGTATTGACTATGCAATTTGCTTGAATAGCGTTGGTTCCTGGAGCAATGATCTCTGGATGCATGTATCAAAGCCTCCAGAGAACCCTTACATCAAGCAAATCTTTGAA GATTTTTCAGATGTCTCCAAGGAAATGGGCATTTCAGTCGGCATCAAGCACAAGAAAATTAATGTGTCAAATTCTAGA GTAGCATGGGAACATGAGCAATTCTCGAGGTTTAGGGTGACTGCGCTAACTCTTTCGGAATTGTCTACACCTCCTGAATTTTTGGAAAACACTGGTGGTCTGTACGACACTAG AGAATCAGCAGATGTTGAGTCAGTAATGAGAACTGTCAAATTAGTTTCTGAGAGTCTTGCG AGACAAATCTACAGGTTGAGAGGAAGGAACATTGATGTTTTTGCTGATAACAGCAGCTTAGCCATCAGTCCTCACTACATCCGGTCCTGGTTGGATCTTTTTTCACGGACACCACGGGTTGCACCTTTTCTTCAGAAGAATGACCCCTTCATTGTAGCACTTAAAAAG GAACTGTCCGAGCATACAACTGATGtgcatgttcaaaatgacgtcctTGATGGCATGTTCACTTTCTATGATGCAACAAAGTCAACTTTAAACGTATACCAG GTTGCAAGTGTTACTTTCGACCTGTTGTTCCTTCTGGTGCTCGGTTCCTATCTAATTGTTCTCTTCAGTTTCCTAGTAATCACAACACGG GGCCTCGACGATCTCATTAACATATTCCGGCGGCCTCCATCACGTAAAGTCAAGGGAGCATAG
- the LOC100037603 gene encoding SWR1 complex subunit 2, with protein MADHAADEEEPPVLLDRAARATRGKRITKLVEEEVELDEAFWGQEALKEDEEDDNYQEEQDAGDVFDSDFDEDEPQPDDDPEKEVSERLPIKKRLFFPGKTMKKMKAKKKKKKNKVIKLEDDEGIDDKNPDKTTSSKQSDVPDEWESEKTIRKSTRTSVIVRQAEREAIRAEKQATAKPIKKRKEGEEKRMTQEEMLLEAAETEIMNMRNLERVLAREEEVKKKAVVQKAVYEGPTLRFHSRDGESRLEFINGASFGSELCTTSTPYPEKSVCVVTGLPAKYRDPKTGLPYATMAAFKIIRESFLKEESDKKRPNMSNMGELFESVAGEHSTPKKKRIESRSPISGDLRHGGRFRRIPALDVMDED; from the exons ATGGCCGACCATGCCGCAGACGAGGAGGAGCCGCCCGTCCTGCTCGACCGCGCGGCGCGTGCCACCCGAGGAAAGAG GATAACCAAGCTCGTCGAGGAGGAGGTCGAGCTTGATGAGGCCTTCTGGGGCCAAGAAGCCCTCAAGGAG GACGAGGAGGATGATAACTATCAGGAAGAGCAGGATGCTGGTGATGTATTCGACAGTGATTTCGATGAAGAT GAACCTCAACCTGATGATGACCCAGAGAAGGAAGTAAGTGAGAG GTTACCTATTAAGAAGAGGCTATTTTTTCCTGGGAAGACCATGAAAAAAATGaaagccaagaagaagaagaagaagaataaggtcATCAAACTAGAGGATGATGAAGGTATAGATGACAAGAATCCTGATAAGACTACTTCATCCAAACAATCAGATGTTCCTGATGAATGGGAGTCTGAGAAAACGATCAGGAAATCAACCAGAACATCTGTCATTGTGAGACAAGCTGAACGAGAAGCAATACGTGCTGAAAAGCAAGCAACTGCTAAG CCAATTAAGAAgagaaaagagggagaagaaaaacgTATGACACAAGAAGAGATGCTCTTGGAAGCAGCTGAAACTG AGATCATGAACATGAGAAATCTTGAACGTGTACTGGCAAGAGAGGAGGAGGTGAAGAAAAAAGCTGTTGTTCAGAAAGCTGTCTATGAGGGTCCTACACTTCGATTTCACTCGAGAGATG GGGAATCACGTCTGGAATTCATTAATGGGGCATCATTTGGGTCTGAACTTTGTACGACTTCAACTCCTT ATCCGGAGAAATCTGTTTGCGTTGTAACAGGACTTCCTGCCAA ATACCGTGATCCAAAGACAGGATTACCTTATGCAACAATGGCAGCGTTTAAGATCATCCGGGAGAG TTTCCTGAAAGAGGAGTCGGATAAGAAGAGGCCCAACATGTCAAATATGGGAGAACTCTTTGAATCAGTAGCCGGCGAACATTCTACGCCTAAGAAGAAAAGGATCGAGTCAAGATCGCCAATATCAGGAGACCTAAGGCACGGCGGACGCTTCAGACGAATACCTGCTCTTGATGTCATGGACGAGGACTGA